Within Elizabethkingia sp. JS20170427COW, the genomic segment AACAACTTCTTGGGTGTATTTTCCATTATTATTAAGCGTTTTTTCCTCAAAAGTAACTTTTTGATTAAGTTTATCTACCAAAAGTTCAGCGCCTTTTTTAGCATCGATAAAGCCCCATCCAAAGTGTGGGTCTGGTCCGATATTTCCTGCTTCCGCTGCTGAATGCACCATAAGGGTTTTTGCAGTAGAAGCATTTAGTTCTTCACCATTAAAGAGCTGCTTGTTAATTTGCATCCAAAGTCCAATAATACCTGTAACTATGGGAGCAGAATAAGAGGTGCCACTACCGATAAGCAAACCATTACTACCAGTTGTATCTTGATTAGTACTGCTACTCCCTACACCTGTTCCTACAGCTGTAATATCGGGTTTTATCCCTCCATCATCTCTAGGACCAGCACTGCTGTAAGAAGAGTGTACTACATCGCTAGGTTGATGGTATCTTTTATCAGAGGTGGTAAGGATATCATTTGCAGCAACTACAATGATATTTTTAGCTAAGGAACCTGGCCCAATACAGTCATAACCGTTTTTACAGTTAATGGTGGGGAGTACATCACTTTGTGTAAATTCCTTCAATTGATTATTGCTATTATAGTAATAGGATTTCCCATCAGCAAGAGACGTTGGGCCATCCTGATAATAATTTCCTGCAGACTTTACAATGATATAACTAGGATTAAGATAAACAATATTATCATAATTTCGGTCTTGAGTAAAGTAAGCTCCCTGTAAGTCGTAGGAGATTTTAGAAGAAGAGTTGTAATACCCCCACCAAGTGTAGGTGGTAGTAGTGGATCTTGTTTCTTCCCAACCACCGTTAATACCATAAGAGTGATTGGAAATTTTAGGTTGAGCAACCAATATTTTTTCAAAAATATTTTTTTCTGCAGTATCATTAGGCAATGTGGTATTGGCAAACCGATAAGCATCTATAAAACTATTTTTTGCAATACCCTGAAATTGATAAGAGGCGTCGTTAATGGTTTGAGAATAGGGCTTGTTTCCTATAAATCCAGCAACAGCTGTTGCATGAGAGCTATAGATATGGGTGGAAGCTTCTTTATTAACAATTCGATTAGGAAGATTGTTAAATAAAGCATGCTTTTCAAAAACTCGCCCTCCATCAAATACGGTAAATTTGAGATTCTCACCATTAAAGGAACCTTCTAAGCCTTGGATTTGGCCATTTTGTAAATAATCGGCATTGGAATTTGTAATTTGATTTCCATCATTAGAATCATAAAACAAAGGTTTCCCTAAAGCAAAACCAGCAAAATTTTCTCTAGATGTTTTTGAGTTAGGGTGTAATTCCCCGTTATTATCCCCATCCACAGAATTTACCTGAGGAGAATATCTTTGATTTATAAGAAAACCTTCCAGTAGCTGAAAGTCTTTTTGCTTTTGCTGCTCTAATCTTTTCATTAAAGCTTCGTTGCTACTTTGAGCATGGAATAAAGAAGTTAATCCTATGCTTCCAATAAGAAGTAAATTTTTATTCATATTAATTTGATTTTAAACAAAATTATTTAGTACATGACAAAAATATAAAACACTGATTTTCAGTAAAATAAGTATTTATTTGTATAAATGACTGATTTTCAGTAAATTGACAGATGTTTAAAACGCATTCTATTCACCATACGAAAACCAGTCAAGGGAGTAAAATTACGGATTTAACTCCAGTTTTAGAACAAAACTTTGAATCAAAAATCAATAAAGCGAGATTAAAGCTTATTTCCATGATGATTTTAGTTTTATGTAAAATAAAAACAGTCAATTATCAATCTTTAGCCAACGTGTTTGATAGTTCAGCATCAACAGAAAGTTCACTCCGAAGGATACAGCGTTTTATGGCAGATTTTGATTTGCCAATGATGCTGATTTCTAAATTTATATTCTATATTTTACCGTGTAAAAACGATTTGATTTTAGTGCTAGATCGTACCAATTGGAAGTTTGGAAATTCGAATATCAATATTCTAATGCTCGGAATTTGTTATAAAAATATTGCCATCCCTATTATGTTTAAAATTCTGGATAAACGGGGGAATTCTGATACTTTGGAACGCATCGGATTAGTGAAACAGTTTATCCATTG encodes:
- a CDS encoding S8 family peptidase, yielding MNKNLLLIGSIGLTSLFHAQSSNEALMKRLEQQKQKDFQLLEGFLINQRYSPQVNSVDGDNNGELHPNSKTSRENFAGFALGKPLFYDSNDGNQITNSNADYLQNGQIQGLEGSFNGENLKFTVFDGGRVFEKHALFNNLPNRIVNKEASTHIYSSHATAVAGFIGNKPYSQTINDASYQFQGIAKNSFIDAYRFANTTLPNDTAEKNIFEKILVAQPKISNHSYGINGGWEETRSTTTTYTWWGYYNSSSKISYDLQGAYFTQDRNYDNIVYLNPSYIIVKSAGNYYQDGPTSLADGKSYYYNSNNQLKEFTQSDVLPTINCKNGYDCIGPGSLAKNIIVVAANDILTTSDKRYHQPSDVVHSSYSSAGPRDDGGIKPDITAVGTGVGSSSTNQDTTGSNGLLIGSGTSYSAPIVTGIIGLWMQINKQLFNGEELNASTAKTLMVHSAAEAGNIGPDPHFGWGFIDAKKGAELLVDKLNQKVTFEEKTLNNNGKYTQEVVASGTEPLKATISWIDPEFPITEDIFWKDIHNNRNSRLINDLDLRIIDTVDNTTYSPWKLDITNPMNPAIKGDNTVDNVEQVVIDTPTIGRKYRIEVSHKGNLVNNSNTIAPQKYSILVSGFLDSTAGTEEVSLEKSILLYPSVASEIVHLEIPISARNIQLFDISGKLLNQYKGKPKMEINIHHLQNGVYLFVIDTEKGKVTKKFIKN